A segment of the bacterium genome:
GTTCGTCACGTTTTTCTTTTCCCTCAGTAACTATCTCCATTGCCTCCTGAGCAGCCTTAAGTATGGCACCGTATAAAGTGGCAGAAGCCTGAAATGTTCTTCCTTGAAGAATCGTATCAAAAGCAATAGGAGTTGCTTCCTCATAATCAAAAATCATACCACCTATAAAACCTGGAATTTCGGCGTGGAAAAATCTTACTATATCATTAAGGGTTAAGGTTGAAGCCCCTGTTCCTTCTTCAGCCGCCTCGTCCTTGAGACGGGCAAAGTTCAAAAGCAATAAATCCACTGGGGCATTGATCGTCCTTTCCGGTTCTTCCACATATTTTCTTGTTTCAAACACCCCATCCTTCCAGCTCAAAATATCGTACACTGCTTCCTCTCCCCTTTTTGAACCTGCTTTCGCGTCCACAATCTCACCATTTTTAAAAACGATCACCCCTTCCTTCTTAGTCCTCAAATCTTTGCAACTGAGGATAACGGATTTACCCATAAGTGCAAGAGCTTGAACCATGTCTATAATGTCAACACCAGCAACGGTGCCTTTAAATCCTTCGATGGTTTCAACCGGTTCCTTTTTCTCCTCTTCTTGAGGTGGTGAAAAGAAGATACTCTTAAAATCTTCCTTAAAATTGCCTGTTTTGATTATGAAAGCATCTGCGCCTTTCTTCAACACTGATCGTTCAATGGTAGCACCCTTAACATCTGTATACACGTAAACTTTAATGGAGGGGCTGAGCTGTTTTGCATATATCAAAAGGTCAATGCCATTCCTGTCTGGCAATATGAGATCCATAATCATGTAATCAATTTTGTAAAAATTCAAATAATTCAGGGCTTCGTCGTATGAGCTGGCATTATAGACTGTCAAACCTAAATCACTAAGGTCATCCTCTATTTCACTTCTCAAGCTTGTATCTGGATCAACGAGTAAAACTCTACCTTCCATTTATTACTCCCATTTTTGCAAAAATTTTAAACCAAAACTAATAACCTGTAAAGTAAAAGGCAAAACTTTTTGTTTAGTTCCAGACTACAACACATATCGTTTACATTCAACGAGTTTGTAGAAGTTTCCCAACAATTTTATTTAGAGAATAAAGACCTTTTGAAACAAGAAAATTTTCCAGATCCAACTTTACTTTACATACGATGTTGGGATCTATAAAGTTTCCCGATCCAATTTGCACCAATTTTGCACCCACAAGGAAGTATTGGACTGCTTCCACGTAACTCACTACCCCACCTGACGCTATTATGTTTAGCTCCGGATATTTACTTGCAATCTCATAAACAAGCCTCAAAGTCAACGGGAAAATAGCAGGTCCGGACAATCCGCCCGACTTTCTCTCAAAGTAGAAATCCATTTTTTCAATGTCAATCACCATTGCGGGGTAAGTATTAGAAACGGTCACATTTACAAACCCTTCGGATAGTAACAAATCGATGATCTCATCAAAATGGAAAATATCAGGGGGAATTTTAACGATGTTAACTTTATTAGAGCTTCCAGCTATTTCCCTGAGTAAGGTTTTTAGGGCTTTTTTATCCCGGAAAAATTCCAATCCCCCTTTCGAGACGTTAGGACAGGAGATATTGATTTCATAGGCAACAATTTCCTTGAAGGGATTTAATTTTTCGATCATTAGAAGAAAATCTTCTTCATCATGTCCCGCTAAGTTTACTATAATGGGCTTTCTAAAAGAGAGCATCTCGGGTAGAATCGAACTTATGAACTCTTCAACCCCAGGGTTCTCAAGCCCAATGGAGTTTACAAGTCCACAGGGTGTCTCCTTTATTCTCGGAGGGGGATTCCCTTCCCTTTTCTTAAAAGAAAGTCCTTTGGTGATAAGCCCACCAAAACAATGGATTGCTTTAAAAGATCCCGGTTCAGCTCCGTACCCAAAGGTACCAGAAGCAGGCAAAAAGGGGGATTCAAAATCTATACCGGCAAAAGTTACTTTCAGTGGGTTTTCTTTAACTTCCTTCAAGGGATAACGCCTTTTTCAATACAAATTCAGAAACAAAAATTGGGGCATTTGACCGCAGGGCAATAGCTATAGAGTCAGAAGGTCTTGCGTCGATGCTATATAACGTTTTGTTATTCTCATCAAGGAGGATAAGCCTTGCGAAATAAGTGTTCTCTGTTAGATCGTTTATCACAACCCTTTCCAACTTTAAACCAAAAACTTCAAAGAGATTCACAATCAGATCATGAGTGAGCGGTCTCGGGGTTTTAGAGTTACTCAGTGCCATGTTAATGGATTGTGCCTCATTAATACCAATCACAATAGGAAGAATTCTATCGCCCTCTTTTTCTTTTAGATAAATAACCGGGCTCTCCTCAACCCCCTCTGGGAACTGTACCCTGAGAACAATTAATTCAATGAGTTGCAATTTCCTTAGGCAATATTTTAATCTTTAAATTTGCCTCTATACCTGGGAATAATTTAATTTTGACGTTGTGAATTCCGATATCTTTAATGTGTTCCATTTGAATCATCTGCTTTTCGACATGAATCCCACGCTTTTTGAGTTCTTCCATCACTTCAATACTGCTTACAGAACCGAAGATTTTACCTTCTTTGGAAGAAGACTTCTCAAAAATTAACTCTGGAAGACTTTCTATTTTCTTTTTTATTTCTTCAGCTTTACTCTTCTGATGTTCAATTTTAGACTTCAAAAGTCTTTTCTCACTTTCCAGTCTCTTAATCAGCGAGTCCGTAGCAACCTCAGCCAGGCCGTTCTTTATTAGATAATTTCGTGCGAAACCATCACTTACATCAACTATTTCGCCTGCCTTCCCAACCTTAGGTACATCCTTCAGCAAATAAACTTTCATGAAAGATAGTAACTCTCAACAAATGGCAGAAGAGCTATAATCCTTGCCCTCTTTATAGCCTTGGCCAGCTTTCTCTGATGGAAAGCACAAGTCCCCGTTGTTTTACGGGGTAAAATCTTCCCCTTCTTAGATATATACTTTGAAAGAACATCAACGTTCTTGTAATCTATTTCTCTGACTCCATCCTTGCAAAATTCACAGGTTACTTCCCTAATTCTCACCTTTTTGCCCATTTATTAAACCTCCTCTTTTAAGTTAATCAAAATGGTAAATCCTCTGGCTCTTCCTCATCCGGCTCTATTGCCGGAAAGTCATCCGGTAAAGCCGACTCTTCTAAAACTTCTTCCTCCTCGGGAAGATAAACGGCTTCTTCCTCCACTTTTTCAAGAAAGTGAAGTCTTCTAACTACAATCTCGTAAACCGTTCTCCTCTGCCCCTCTCTGGTTTCGTAAGTTCTTGACCTTAAGATGCCCTCAACAATTAAAGGTGTACCCTTTCTCAACCTCCCCGCACTTCTTTCCGCTACTTGCTTGAATAAAACAAGATTAATAAAGAGGGGCTCTTTAACCCATACTCCCTGTGCATTTCTGAAATTTCTATCACTGGCAAAACGAACAGTACAAACCGCTGTGCCCTGAGGTGTGTATCTTACCACTCCATCCTCTACGAGGCGACCGGAAAGGATAACATAGTTTATGCTGGGGAACTTAAGCTCGGCCATTATTTTCTCACAATAAGCTCTCTTAGATAAGACTTGTTCATCCTTATTTCTTGCTTCAACTCATTAATCGTCTCCGGCGGTGCCTCAAAATTAAATATTGCGTAATATCCTTCCTTTCTATGGTTAATCTCGTAAGCGAGTTCACGTTTCCCCCAGATTTCCATAGCCTGGAGCTTGCCTTTCTTCTCTATTATGTTTTTTAACTTGCCAATAAGCGAATCTCTCTCTGCATCAGGAAGCGCAGAATCTAAAATTACAACCATCTCATAATTTCTCATACTTCCTCCTTAGGTTTTTGAGTTTATTAGTATAAAACAAACTCTCAGTATTTTCAAGACTTAACTTGGCTTAAAAATTCTACCAAATCTTCGTAGGTATCAATGGAAGTGTATGGCACTTCTCCAAGAGTTTCTTTAAGAAGGCGTCCCAAAACCCGTTTTGGACCTATTTCAACAAAATATGCATTTTTAACACGACCCGCTACTTTAAGAGACTCGACCCATCTAACAGTACCACAAAGCTGTTTTATTAACAACCCCTTTAACATAAGAGGATTTGACTCTAAGCCAGGTTCAACGTTGGGAATCACAGGTACCTTAGGGGATTCAAACTTTATATCTCTCAAAAACTCTTCAAACTCTTTCCGTGCAGGCTCCATTAAGGGAGAATGGAAGGCATTTGAAACCTTTAGCCTTATCACCTTTTTTGCGCCCGCTTCTTTAAGCTTTTCCTCCACAATTTCGAGGTCATCTATAAAACCTGATATCACAACCTGAGAAGGAGAATTGATATTGGCTATCACAACTCTGTTTTTAAACCCTTCCAGTATCTCCCTAATTTTTTCAAGTTCAAGACCAATTACAGCAGACATACCACCTCGCTCATACACCCTGTCCATAAGTTCAGCTCGCTTGGCTACAACTTTCGCTGCTTCACTGAAGTTAAGAGCACCTGCTGAGAAAAGAGCAGTTATCTCACCAAGACTATGTCCCATAGTAATAAAAGGTTCAATTCCATTATCTCTAAGAATGTAAACTATAGCTGCGCTGTGGGTGAAAATGGCGGGCTGGGTGTATAAGGTCCTGGTAAGTACCTCATCGGGGCCATTGAACATCGTATAACCTAAAGGAAACCCGAGAATGTCTTCCATTTCTCTCAAGAGAACCTTTACTTTATCGTACTTGTTGTAAATATCTTGCATCATACCCACATATTGTGAGCCCTGTCCAGGAAACATAAAAATATAATTCGCCATCTATACATCCTCCTCTAAAAGAAAACCCCTTAAATACTCTGCTTCTGGAAAATTAACAGGAACAATGTGATCCCTAAAATCCTGATTTAAAAACTTAACCATCCTAAAATTCCTGCGGGTTAACCCAGTACTCCTCTGAACTACCGAATACAAATGTTCCCACTTGATATGATTACTGCATGAGAAAACCGCTAACATACTACCTTTTCCTAAAATGCTAAAAACTCCACTTAGCAGAGTTATGTATGATTTTAAAGCATCATCAAGGTCCGATGCACGCCTCACAACAGATGGAGGGTCCACTATAACAAAGTCAAACTTCATCCTCAATGAGGCGATCTCTTTGTGGAATTCAAAAGCGTCTTTCGCTTCACAAATTAGATTCTCCTCAGGGAGACCATTTAGTTTAACATTCTCTTTTAATAAAGCAATGGACTCTTCCGAAATATCTATGGCAAAAACCTTCTTACCTTTTCTTAAAGCTCTCAAAGAGAAGGCTCCAGTGTAAGAAAAGAGGTCCAGAACATAACTACCCCTCAAATGGTCTTCAATTATAGAACGATTATGCCTTTGATCGTAAAAGAACCCAGTCTTCTGACCATTTATAAGGTCCACATAGAACTTAAGACCATCTTCTTCCACTATAACTCTGGAGAGATTATACGAAGAGTTATTAATTACGACTTCTGTTCGTTCTCTTAACCCCTCCATCTTTCTCGCATGTCCTTCGCTTTTTTCTACGATAAAAGCTGGCGAAAAGGCATCGAAGATAGCTTTCACTATATCTTCACGCCTTATTTCCATACCGTAAGAGTTTATCTGAAAGGCAAAGCCATCTCCATACCTGTCCACGATAAGGCCGGGTAAACCATCACTTTCGCTGAATACGACCCTGTAATATGGCTTATTAAAGTATTTTTTTCGCTTTTTGTCAGCCATCATGATCTTTTCCTTAATCAGCAGGTAACTGAGCTCCTCCCTCTCGCGGGAATAAAACCTTAATGCGATATTGGAATCGGGATTGTAAATTGCCGAACCAAGAAATATACCCTTTCTCGAGTAGACCTCTACGCAGGAACCTTTAGATGCACTACAGGAAAGTATATTTCCAGAATAAACCCAAGGATGATTTGCCATCTGAATCGGATTTCCTTTAATAATTGCCCTTTCCATCTTCTATTCCGTACAACTTCATTTTATACCTTAAAACCCGTTCCGAAATCCCAAGCCTTTTCGCCGCCCTTGTTTTTACGAAATTTTCTTCTTTTAAAGCCTCTAAAATAAGTTTCTTTTCAACTTCGCTCACAATTTCCGGCAAACTCTTTTGAGAGTAAGAAAAAGAAAAATTAGAGGGGCTATCTCCTTTTATCACTTCCTCCGGCAAATCTTTTACTTCAATCAAATTCTTTGTAGCCATGACGCAGGCACGCTCAACTATATTACTCAATTCTCTCACATTGCCGGGGTAATCGTATTTCAAGAGATACTTAAGTGCCTCCCGTGAAAAACCCGTAATCTCTTTACCCTCAGTTTTACTGTATTTTCCAAGAAAATAGTCTAAAAGGACAGGTATGTCTTCTCTACGCTCCCTTAAAGGGGGTACAAAAATTTCAATTACGTTGATCCTGTAATATAGGTCCTCTCGAAAGGTACCCCGTCGTACCTCTTCCTTGATATCCCTGTTGGTAGCAGTGATCAAACGGAAATCAACCCTCTTTACTTGTGTCCCTCCAATTGGCCTTATCATTTTGTCTTCAATAACCTTCAACAACTTCACCTGCATTTCCCTCTTGAGTTCACCTATTTCATCTAAGAAAAGGGTACCACCATGAGCCCTTAAAATCAACCCTTCATAACTCCTGTCAGCACCTGTAAACGCACCCTTTTCGTATCCAAAAAGCTCACTTTCAACGAGTGATTCAGGAATAGACTGCAGGTGAACGTCTATAAAAGGCCCGTCCCTTCTCGAAGACAATGAATGTATTATTCTCGCAATGGCGGTTTTCCCCGTTCCCGTTTCTCCTACTATTAAGCAGGGTGCATTGGACTTGGCTGCCCTGATTACATTGTAAAGAACATTCTTCATCTTCTCTGAGGCATAGACAAATTCTGGAAGATGAAAACTTGAAATATCTTTTATTGCCTTTATCTCTATCTCTTTTATATGGGTAGGCTTAATCGCTTCTAATTTTGAAAGAAGTACCTCAAGATTGACAGGTTTAACTATGTAATCCGAGGCGCCCTTCGACATAGCCTGAACCACGGTCTCTACATCACCGAGAGCAGTGACCATTATAATCTTAACAAGAGGATTAACTTCTTTCATTTTTTGAATTAAGTCGATGCCACTGATTCCCGGAAGTCTGATGTCTAAAAGGGCAAAATCGACGAAATTTTCCTGAGAATACTTAATTGCCTCCTCTCCTGTCGCAACCCCAAAGGCTTTAAACCCCTTAGAGCTCAAATATTCCACCAGCAGTTTCCTTGCGTTTTCCTCGTCTTCGACAATTAATACAGTATATTCAGACATTGTTAAAGACCAACTCCACTATTGTACCCTTGCCTTTAATACTCTTTAAATTCACTTCCCCATTTAAGGAATCCGCAATTCTTCGTACCACACTCAACCCCAATCCCATACCCTGGGCTTTAGTCGTATAAAACAAATCAAAAGCCCTTTTTACCGCTTCTTCATCCATGCCCATTCCATTATCCTCAACCAAGATGACAATTTTTCTCCTAACTTTGTTACAGCTTATCTTTACTACCTTCTCATCTCTTTCTACACCCTCAAAGGCTTCAATAGCATTTTTAATTATATTAATAAGGGCCTGTTTCAGCAACAATGGATCACTTTTAATCCTTTGCTGGCAACCCTTGAGATTTAATTCAATTTTTATTCCATGCGAACGCGCAAAAGGGATCATTTCCTCAGCAACCCGGTCTATAAGGTCTCCTATCTCTACATCCTTAAACTGGGGTTCCATCTTTTTGGAAAGGGAAGAAAAGCGCTGAATAATTGAATTAAGCCTATCTATTTCCTCATCAATAATTTTCACAATATCATCAGTAAAACCCTTTTGCTTTGCTACCTGCAAAGCGATATTGATTGAATTGAGGGGATTCTTTATTTCGTGAGCAATTTGACTCGAGAAACCGGCAAGCTCTCTGAAATACTTAGACTTTTCCTGTTCTTTTGCTAAAACCAGCTCCTTCTCCTGTAGTTTGCGCGTCAGAAGATAAAAAGAAAAAACGGTGACCCCAAATAAA
Coding sequences within it:
- a CDS encoding response regulator; translated protein: MEGRVLLVDPDTSLRSEIEDDLSDLGLTVYNASSYDEALNYLNFYKIDYMIMDLILPDRNGIDLLIYAKQLSPSIKVYVYTDVKGATIERSVLKKGADAFIIKTGNFKEDFKSIFFSPPQEEEKKEPVETIEGFKGTVAGVDIIDMVQALALMGKSVILSCKDLRTKKEGVIVFKNGEIVDAKAGSKRGEEAVYDILSWKDGVFETRKYVEEPERTINAPVDLLLLNFARLKDEAAEEGTGASTLTLNDIVRFFHAEIPGFIGGMIFDYEEATPIAFDTILQGRTFQASATLYGAILKAAQEAMEIVTEGKEKRDELSEIVITDKNDHVVLFPLPVNNFAVFILVARDTPVQEVRSVVLKYIPDIIRLLKEERLS
- a CDS encoding dihydroorotate dehydrogenase, yielding MKEVKENPLKVTFAGIDFESPFLPASGTFGYGAEPGSFKAIHCFGGLITKGLSFKKREGNPPPRIKETPCGLVNSIGLENPGVEEFISSILPEMLSFRKPIIVNLAGHDEEDFLLMIEKLNPFKEIVAYEINISCPNVSKGGLEFFRDKKALKTLLREIAGSSNKVNIVKIPPDIFHFDEIIDLLLSEGFVNVTVSNTYPAMVIDIEKMDFYFERKSGGLSGPAIFPLTLRLVYEIASKYPELNIIASGGVVSYVEAVQYFLVGAKLVQIGSGNFIDPNIVCKVKLDLENFLVSKGLYSLNKIVGKLLQTR
- a CDS encoding bifunctional nuclease family protein gives rise to the protein MQLIELIVLRVQFPEGVEESPVIYLKEKEGDRILPIVIGINEAQSINMALSNSKTPRPLTHDLIVNLFEVFGLKLERVVINDLTENTYFARLILLDENNKTLYSIDARPSDSIAIALRSNAPIFVSEFVLKKALSLEGS
- the rplI gene encoding 50S ribosomal protein L9, encoding MKVYLLKDVPKVGKAGEIVDVSDGFARNYLIKNGLAEVATDSLIKRLESEKRLLKSKIEHQKSKAEEIKKKIESLPELIFEKSSSKEGKIFGSVSSIEVMEELKKRGIHVEKQMIQMEHIKDIGIHNVKIKLFPGIEANLKIKILPKEIATH
- the rpsR gene encoding 30S ribosomal protein S18, with the translated sequence MGKKVRIREVTCEFCKDGVREIDYKNVDVLSKYISKKGKILPRKTTGTCAFHQRKLAKAIKRARIIALLPFVESYYLS
- the ssb gene encoding single-stranded DNA-binding protein, translated to MAELKFPSINYVILSGRLVEDGVVRYTPQGTAVCTVRFASDRNFRNAQGVWVKEPLFINLVLFKQVAERSAGRLRKGTPLIVEGILRSRTYETREGQRRTVYEIVVRRLHFLEKVEEEAVYLPEEEEVLEESALPDDFPAIEPDEEEPEDLPF
- the rpsF gene encoding 30S ribosomal protein S6, encoding MRNYEMVVILDSALPDAERDSLIGKLKNIIEKKGKLQAMEIWGKRELAYEINHRKEGYYAIFNFEAPPETINELKQEIRMNKSYLRELIVRK
- the fabD gene encoding ACP S-malonyltransferase — its product is MANYIFMFPGQGSQYVGMMQDIYNKYDKVKVLLREMEDILGFPLGYTMFNGPDEVLTRTLYTQPAIFTHSAAIVYILRDNGIEPFITMGHSLGEITALFSAGALNFSEAAKVVAKRAELMDRVYERGGMSAVIGLELEKIREILEGFKNRVVIANINSPSQVVISGFIDDLEIVEEKLKEAGAKKVIRLKVSNAFHSPLMEPARKEFEEFLRDIKFESPKVPVIPNVEPGLESNPLMLKGLLIKQLCGTVRWVESLKVAGRVKNAYFVEIGPKRVLGRLLKETLGEVPYTSIDTYEDLVEFLSQVKS
- a CDS encoding class I SAM-dependent rRNA methyltransferase, giving the protein MERAIIKGNPIQMANHPWVYSGNILSCSASKGSCVEVYSRKGIFLGSAIYNPDSNIALRFYSREREELSYLLIKEKIMMADKKRKKYFNKPYYRVVFSESDGLPGLIVDRYGDGFAFQINSYGMEIRREDIVKAIFDAFSPAFIVEKSEGHARKMEGLRERTEVVINNSSYNLSRVIVEEDGLKFYVDLINGQKTGFFYDQRHNRSIIEDHLRGSYVLDLFSYTGAFSLRALRKGKKVFAIDISEESIALLKENVKLNGLPEENLICEAKDAFEFHKEIASLRMKFDFVIVDPPSVVRRASDLDDALKSYITLLSGVFSILGKGSMLAVFSCSNHIKWEHLYSVVQRSTGLTRRNFRMVKFLNQDFRDHIVPVNFPEAEYLRGFLLEEDV
- a CDS encoding sigma-54 dependent transcriptional regulator codes for the protein MSEYTVLIVEDEENARKLLVEYLSSKGFKAFGVATGEEAIKYSQENFVDFALLDIRLPGISGIDLIQKMKEVNPLVKIIMVTALGDVETVVQAMSKGASDYIVKPVNLEVLLSKLEAIKPTHIKEIEIKAIKDISSFHLPEFVYASEKMKNVLYNVIRAAKSNAPCLIVGETGTGKTAIARIIHSLSSRRDGPFIDVHLQSIPESLVESELFGYEKGAFTGADRSYEGLILRAHGGTLFLDEIGELKREMQVKLLKVIEDKMIRPIGGTQVKRVDFRLITATNRDIKEEVRRGTFREDLYYRINVIEIFVPPLRERREDIPVLLDYFLGKYSKTEGKEITGFSREALKYLLKYDYPGNVRELSNIVERACVMATKNLIEVKDLPEEVIKGDSPSNFSFSYSQKSLPEIVSEVEKKLILEALKEENFVKTRAAKRLGISERVLRYKMKLYGIEDGKGNY
- a CDS encoding HAMP domain-containing sensor histidine kinase encodes the protein MKFKNLVSVFLVDIIVIFAFFTYLVTRQRKVFKEMAERDAQIRTVLVREMFFNIIQSEKEIDDSVLKVIVDSTNLDYVALVRQGRLVSWASKYEGFLPVEDFENIKPGVKRVIKLPDYSILEYSFPVDSFIAICGFSDEPFSNLIRFTIYGMAFLVLGLFVLFGVTVFSFYLLTRKLQEKELVLAKEQEKSKYFRELAGFSSQIAHEIKNPLNSINIALQVAKQKGFTDDIVKIIDEEIDRLNSIIQRFSSLSKKMEPQFKDVEIGDLIDRVAEEMIPFARSHGIKIELNLKGCQQRIKSDPLLLKQALINIIKNAIEAFEGVERDEKVVKISCNKVRRKIVILVEDNGMGMDEEAVKRAFDLFYTTKAQGMGLGLSVVRRIADSLNGEVNLKSIKGKGTIVELVFNNV